In Marinimicrobium koreense, the following are encoded in one genomic region:
- a CDS encoding DUF3413 domain-containing protein, whose amino-acid sequence MPSLFRYRRPLRERVRWAGWFIVANSLIALLIGFRYLPWMTVADTTTGLYVALAMIAQFSLLAWLFGLPLLLLTLILPQSLLRPTAIVIGTAGVALLLLDTVVYHQFRFHLSGFVFELIVGGGTEIFSFSWQTWAVGGIAIVALALLQWSLARRFWILTPRRYLWVPLTLLVTSQLLAHGWNAWADAHYDHRITRVARHLPLYHAATAKRFFARHGWVDPQAVREAAVVEQMSAPDGRGALNYPTAALQCTTPEQLPNILVIAVDSLRWDMLDPRWMPNTTRFAESAQVFTDHYSNGNATKPGIFTLFYGLPASYWDAFSAHQVPPVLIQRMQSLGYQSQILSSATLVSPAFDRNVFSSIKELRLKTPGDTSWQRDQQITQDWLDFLDRRSSHDNSSPFFGFLFYDAPHSYQVPPDYPRIEPYWESVNQLALDDEFDPEPYFNVYKTTVRFVDDQIHRVLADLSKRQLMEDTLVVITSDHGQEFNDNGMNYWGHGSNFSRYQLQVPLVIHWPGKAPSVVEHRTEHFDLAPTLLTDVLGCSQSATESYSSGEHLYTPHDKKWSIAHSYMNAAFLTEELQLVSYPSGGMEMLSTQLQPIDDAPLPMELIKRALKEQSRFYP is encoded by the coding sequence GTGCCATCCCTCTTCCGATACCGCCGTCCGTTGCGCGAACGCGTCCGATGGGCGGGCTGGTTTATTGTCGCCAACAGCCTGATTGCGTTGCTGATCGGTTTTCGTTATCTGCCCTGGATGACCGTGGCGGACACCACCACCGGACTCTACGTAGCCCTGGCGATGATTGCCCAGTTTTCCCTGTTGGCCTGGCTGTTTGGTCTGCCGCTGCTCCTGCTGACACTGATTCTGCCGCAGTCATTATTGCGTCCGACAGCCATCGTCATCGGCACCGCTGGCGTTGCTTTGCTGCTGCTCGACACCGTGGTTTACCACCAATTCCGTTTTCACCTGTCGGGTTTTGTGTTCGAACTGATTGTTGGCGGTGGCACCGAAATATTTTCATTTTCCTGGCAGACCTGGGCGGTGGGCGGCATCGCCATTGTCGCGCTCGCTTTGTTGCAATGGAGTCTGGCTCGTCGCTTTTGGATTTTGACGCCACGCCGCTATCTTTGGGTACCTCTCACCCTACTGGTAACCAGCCAACTGCTGGCTCACGGTTGGAATGCCTGGGCGGATGCCCACTACGATCATCGCATCACCCGCGTCGCGCGCCATTTGCCGCTTTATCACGCAGCGACCGCCAAGCGTTTTTTTGCCCGCCACGGTTGGGTTGACCCTCAGGCCGTGCGGGAAGCTGCGGTGGTCGAACAAATGAGTGCACCCGACGGCCGGGGCGCACTGAACTATCCAACGGCAGCGCTCCAGTGCACGACACCCGAGCAGCTCCCCAACATCCTGGTGATTGCCGTGGACTCCCTGCGCTGGGATATGCTGGATCCGCGCTGGATGCCCAACACCACCCGCTTTGCGGAGTCGGCACAGGTATTCACTGATCACTACAGCAATGGCAACGCCACCAAGCCGGGCATATTCACCCTGTTTTACGGGTTACCGGCCAGCTATTGGGACGCGTTTTCCGCCCACCAGGTCCCGCCAGTATTGATTCAACGCATGCAGTCCCTCGGGTACCAATCCCAAATACTCAGCTCGGCCACGCTGGTGAGCCCGGCCTTCGACCGTAATGTGTTTTCATCCATTAAAGAACTCCGCCTGAAAACACCGGGGGACACTTCCTGGCAGCGCGATCAACAGATCACTCAAGACTGGCTGGATTTTCTCGACAGGCGTTCGTCCCATGACAACAGCTCACCCTTTTTCGGGTTCCTGTTCTACGATGCGCCGCACTCCTATCAGGTCCCGCCCGATTACCCGCGTATCGAACCTTACTGGGAATCCGTAAACCAATTGGCGTTGGACGATGAATTCGACCCCGAACCCTATTTCAACGTATACAAAACCACGGTACGTTTTGTCGACGACCAGATTCATCGGGTTCTGGCCGACCTGTCAAAACGCCAGCTCATGGAAGACACCCTCGTCGTCATCACCTCAGATCATGGTCAGGAATTTAACGACAACGGGATGAACTATTGGGGTCACGGCAGCAATTTCTCACGCTACCAACTCCAGGTTCCACTGGTCATCCATTGGCCCGGCAAGGCGCCCAGTGTCGTTGAACACCGGACCGAGCACTTCGACCTCGCGCCCACCCTGCTGACCGACGTGCTCGGGTGTTCCCAAAGTGCGACCGAGAGCTATTCGAGCGGTGAACACCTCTATACCCCTCACGACAAAAAATGGAGTATCGCGCACAGTTACATGAACGCGGCCTTTCTGACCGAGGAGCTCCAGCTGGTGAGTTACCCGTCGGGCGGAATGGAAATGCTGAGCACCCAGCTGCAGCCGATAGACGATGCCCCCTTACCGATGGAGCTGATCAAACGGGCGCTGAAGGAGCAGTCCCGGTTTTACCCTTGA
- a CDS encoding YgjV family protein produces the protein MIYTVGQLLGLVSYGLGVYCFFQKDDRKLKVFMFVLQFNNCLHFALIGAPTAVLSSFLSVVRTGLSLKTSSRLVAWLFIAFSVALGWWLVEKPLDWLPVIGACIGTYALFCLTGIQMRLAFLVGACFWLANNIAVGSIGGTLLEVTLISVNSSTIIRLWLAKRR, from the coding sequence GTGATCTATACCGTTGGCCAACTGCTCGGGTTGGTCAGCTATGGCTTGGGCGTCTACTGTTTTTTTCAGAAAGACGATCGCAAGCTGAAAGTGTTCATGTTCGTGCTGCAGTTCAATAATTGCCTGCACTTTGCGCTGATCGGTGCGCCAACGGCGGTACTGAGCTCATTTTTGTCGGTGGTGCGCACCGGACTGTCCCTGAAAACGAGTTCGCGTTTGGTGGCGTGGCTGTTTATCGCCTTCAGTGTGGCGCTGGGGTGGTGGCTGGTCGAAAAACCACTGGACTGGCTGCCGGTGATTGGCGCCTGTATCGGCACCTATGCGCTGTTCTGCCTGACCGGTATTCAGATGCGCCTGGCCTTCCTGGTGGGCGCCTGTTTCTGGTTGGCCAATAACATCGCGGTCGGCTCGATTGGGGGCACCCTGCTGGAAGTGACGCTGATCAGTGTCAACTCCAGCACCATCATCCGCTTGTGGTTGGCCAAACGTCGGTAG
- the fghA gene encoding S-formylglutathione hydrolase, translating to MTLERLSSNKSFGGWNQQYSHASEVLNCTMRFAIFLPPQAEERKVPVVYWLSGLTCTDENFMHKAGAQRVAAELGVAIVAPDTSPRGEAVPDDPEGSYDFGLGAGFYVNATQAPWKTHYQMYDYVVHELPQLIEREFPVTDQRAISGHSMGGHGALVVGLRNPERYSSISAFAPISNPINCPWGQKALGRYLGDDESTWREYDASELLKAKGCALPLLVDQGDADNFLQEQLKPEALEIAAEGAGAPLTMRMQPGYDHSYFFIASFIEDHLRFHAQLFD from the coding sequence ATGACATTGGAGCGGCTCAGTAGCAACAAGAGTTTCGGCGGTTGGAACCAGCAGTACAGCCACGCCTCCGAGGTACTCAACTGCACTATGCGCTTTGCGATCTTTCTGCCGCCCCAGGCCGAGGAGCGCAAAGTGCCGGTGGTGTACTGGCTGTCGGGTTTGACCTGTACCGATGAAAACTTTATGCACAAAGCCGGCGCCCAGCGGGTCGCGGCCGAGCTGGGGGTGGCGATCGTCGCCCCCGACACCAGCCCTCGTGGCGAGGCGGTGCCGGACGACCCCGAGGGCAGTTACGACTTCGGGTTGGGCGCGGGCTTTTATGTCAACGCCACCCAGGCACCCTGGAAAACGCACTATCAGATGTACGACTACGTGGTGCACGAGTTGCCGCAGCTGATCGAGCGTGAGTTTCCGGTCACGGACCAACGCGCTATCAGCGGTCACTCCATGGGTGGCCACGGCGCGCTGGTGGTGGGGCTGCGCAACCCCGAGCGGTATAGCTCCATCTCCGCCTTTGCCCCGATCAGCAATCCGATCAATTGTCCCTGGGGACAGAAGGCCCTCGGTCGGTATCTAGGCGACGACGAGTCGACCTGGCGTGAATACGATGCCAGCGAGCTGCTCAAAGCCAAAGGCTGCGCGCTTCCCCTGTTGGTGGACCAGGGGGATGCGGACAACTTTCTGCAGGAGCAGCTAAAGCCTGAGGCGCTGGAAATTGCTGCTGAAGGGGCGGGCGCTCCGCTTACGATGCGGATGCAGCCGGGCTACGATCATAGCTACTTCTTTATCGCCAGCTTTATTGAAGATCACCTGCGCTTTCATGCACAGCTGTTTGATTAA
- a CDS encoding S-(hydroxymethyl)glutathione dehydrogenase/class III alcohol dehydrogenase, translated as MIKSRAAVAWGPGKPLTIEEVDVMPPKAGEVLVRVVASGVCHTDAFTLSGEDPEGNWPAILGHEGGGIVEQVGEGVTGIAVGDHVIPLYTPECGECKFCKSGKTNLCGKIRATQGKGVMPDGTSRFYKDGQPIHHYMGCSTFSEYTVLPEISLAKVNKEAPLEEVCLLGCGVTTGMGAVLNTAKVEPGSTVAIFGLGGIGLSAIIGSTMAKAGRIIAIDINERKFELAKKLGATDCINPKDYDKPIQEVIIDLTDGGVDYSFECIGNVNVMRSALECCHKGWGESVIIGVAGAGQEISTRPFQLVTGRVWRGSAFGGVKGRSELPGIVEQYMRGDFKLDDFITHTMPLEKINDAFDLMHKGESIRSVIHF; from the coding sequence ATGATCAAATCTCGCGCTGCCGTGGCCTGGGGCCCCGGCAAACCCCTGACGATTGAAGAAGTCGATGTGATGCCGCCCAAGGCCGGCGAAGTTCTGGTGCGGGTGGTCGCCTCCGGGGTGTGCCACACCGATGCGTTTACCCTCTCCGGGGAAGATCCAGAGGGCAACTGGCCGGCCATCCTGGGCCACGAGGGCGGCGGCATTGTGGAGCAGGTCGGTGAGGGCGTGACCGGCATCGCGGTGGGCGATCATGTCATCCCGCTCTACACCCCGGAGTGCGGCGAGTGCAAATTCTGCAAATCCGGAAAAACCAACCTGTGCGGCAAAATCCGGGCAACCCAGGGCAAAGGGGTCATGCCCGATGGCACCTCCCGGTTCTACAAAGACGGCCAGCCGATCCATCATTATATGGGGTGCTCCACCTTTTCCGAATACACTGTGTTGCCGGAAATTTCCCTGGCCAAGGTCAACAAGGAAGCCCCTCTGGAAGAGGTGTGTCTGCTCGGCTGCGGTGTGACTACCGGTATGGGCGCGGTGCTCAATACCGCCAAGGTGGAACCGGGCTCGACGGTGGCGATTTTTGGCCTCGGCGGCATTGGCCTGTCGGCCATCATCGGCTCGACCATGGCCAAGGCCGGGCGGATCATCGCCATCGATATCAACGAGCGGAAGTTCGAGCTGGCGAAAAAACTCGGTGCCACGGACTGTATCAACCCGAAAGATTACGATAAGCCCATTCAGGAAGTGATTATTGATCTGACCGACGGCGGTGTGGACTACTCGTTCGAGTGCATCGGCAATGTGAACGTCATGCGCTCGGCGCTGGAGTGCTGCCACAAGGGCTGGGGTGAGTCGGTGATTATCGGTGTTGCCGGTGCCGGCCAGGAGATCAGTACTCGACCGTTCCAGTTGGTCACCGGCCGGGTATGGCGCGGCTCCGCCTTTGGTGGTGTCAAGGGGCGCAGCGAGTTGCCGGGCATTGTCGAGCAGTACATGCGCGGCGATTTCAAGCTGGATGACTTCATTACCCACACCATGCCGCTGGAAAAAATCAACGACGCCTTTGATCTGATGCACAAGGGCGAAAGCATCCGCAGCGTCATTCACTTTTAA
- a CDS encoding 4'-phosphopantetheinyl transferase family protein yields MILQPHNIVHLWLIDQRSVHLDDQRDTFEQWLSEDELDGLKHYSRPELRDEQLITRAGLRSSLSQYSDSIPPKRWQFERSERGKPRLSDDSPMSELSFNLSHSGDWLAIGITVDNLIGVDLQLRHHQKPLTELAERFFSAPEAEELANLPEPRQSEHFFRLWTLKEAYLKARGLGIAHGLDKARFHIDNNGLITAEFDDSLKDDPHDWQFHHYELDDDYCLSLALKQHRAQDASTHFYKLIPGGHVEPLECIGHQIQIQ; encoded by the coding sequence ATGATTCTGCAGCCCCACAACATTGTTCACCTTTGGCTCATTGATCAACGCAGCGTTCACCTGGATGACCAGCGAGACACCTTTGAGCAATGGTTGAGTGAGGACGAGCTCGATGGCCTGAAACACTATTCCCGCCCCGAGCTTCGTGACGAGCAACTGATTACCCGTGCGGGGCTGCGCAGCAGTCTTTCCCAATACTCCGACAGCATTCCACCCAAACGCTGGCAATTCGAGCGTAGTGAGCGTGGCAAGCCCCGACTGAGCGACGACTCGCCCATGTCCGAGCTGAGCTTCAACCTCAGCCACAGCGGCGACTGGCTGGCCATCGGCATCACGGTCGACAACCTGATTGGTGTGGACCTGCAGCTGCGGCACCATCAAAAGCCCCTGACCGAGCTGGCTGAGCGGTTCTTTTCCGCACCCGAGGCCGAGGAACTGGCCAACCTCCCCGAACCCCGGCAAAGCGAGCACTTCTTTCGGCTCTGGACCCTCAAGGAGGCGTACCTGAAAGCCCGGGGGCTGGGCATCGCCCACGGTCTGGACAAGGCCCGCTTTCACATCGACAACAACGGCCTGATTACAGCGGAATTTGACGACAGTCTGAAAGATGACCCTCATGACTGGCAGTTCCACCACTATGAACTGGACGATGATTACTGTCTGTCCCTCGCCCTGAAGCAACACCGGGCCCAGGACGCATCGACCCACTTCTACAAGCTCATTCCCGGCGGTCATGTCGAGCCACTGGAGTGCATCGGCCACCAGATACAGATTCAGTAA
- a CDS encoding alpha-N-arabinofuranosidase — MKLLSSFLLSATLAMPAVAVSTHKMSVDTDESAGIISKHIYGHFAEHLGRGIYDGLWKQDENGDYIIRDDVIDALKDLGIPNLRWPGGCFADYYFWEDGIGPKEQRPSVVNNLWGGVTEDNSVGTHEFMDLVAELETDPIVVGNVGSGTVEDMANWWQYVNHPGESPMSKLRAENGRAEPWNVEYWGVGNESWGCGGNMRPEYYADLYRRFATFLHPYENVKPFRIAAGAAGADYNWTDVVMERAGDMIDGLDLHHYTIQGSWTTKKGEAVNFDESDWFELMDRAIEMDEIITGHKKMMDKHDPEKRVWLIVGEWGTWHEQEEGSIPGFLYQQNTLRDALTASVTLDIFHQHLDRVKMANIAQTVNVLQAMILTDGEKMLLTPTYHVFDMYKVHRDAVALPIKLNKGKYRYEGESLPALSATASRDKDGRTHISLTNIDPNEARTVEIDLKGMDVSAVKFGRILTAEAMNAHNTFDNPNNLVPVSFDGARVEKGKLIVEMPAKSLVTLEL; from the coding sequence ATGAAACTCCTGAGCTCTTTCCTGCTGTCCGCCACCCTGGCCATGCCAGCGGTCGCCGTCAGCACCCATAAAATGTCTGTCGATACCGACGAAAGCGCGGGCATCATCAGCAAACACATCTACGGTCACTTCGCCGAACACCTGGGCCGGGGCATCTACGATGGTCTCTGGAAGCAGGATGAAAACGGCGACTACATCATCCGCGATGATGTGATCGATGCCCTGAAAGACCTGGGTATCCCCAACCTGCGCTGGCCCGGCGGCTGCTTCGCCGACTACTACTTCTGGGAGGACGGCATCGGCCCGAAAGAGCAGCGTCCCTCAGTGGTGAACAACCTCTGGGGTGGTGTGACCGAAGACAACTCCGTGGGCACCCACGAGTTCATGGACCTGGTGGCCGAGCTGGAAACCGACCCCATTGTGGTGGGCAACGTCGGTAGCGGCACAGTGGAAGACATGGCCAACTGGTGGCAGTACGTCAACCACCCGGGCGAAAGCCCCATGTCCAAGCTGCGCGCCGAGAATGGCCGCGCCGAACCCTGGAACGTCGAGTACTGGGGCGTGGGCAATGAAAGCTGGGGTTGCGGCGGCAACATGCGCCCCGAGTATTACGCCGACCTCTACCGGCGCTTTGCCACCTTCCTGCACCCCTATGAAAACGTAAAGCCCTTCCGCATCGCCGCTGGCGCCGCCGGGGCCGACTACAACTGGACGGATGTGGTCATGGAGCGCGCCGGTGACATGATCGACGGGCTCGACCTGCACCACTACACCATCCAGGGTTCGTGGACCACCAAAAAAGGTGAGGCCGTCAACTTTGATGAAAGCGACTGGTTCGAGCTGATGGACCGCGCCATCGAAATGGACGAGATCATCACCGGTCACAAGAAGATGATGGACAAGCACGACCCCGAGAAGCGTGTGTGGCTGATCGTGGGCGAATGGGGTACCTGGCACGAGCAGGAAGAAGGCTCCATCCCGGGTTTCCTGTACCAGCAGAACACCCTGCGCGACGCGCTGACCGCCTCGGTGACACTGGACATTTTCCACCAGCACCTGGACCGGGTGAAGATGGCCAACATCGCCCAGACCGTGAATGTCCTTCAGGCGATGATTCTGACCGATGGTGAGAAAATGCTGCTGACCCCGACCTACCATGTGTTCGACATGTACAAGGTACATCGGGATGCGGTGGCTCTGCCGATCAAGCTGAACAAAGGCAAGTACCGTTACGAGGGTGAGAGCCTCCCGGCTCTGAGCGCCACCGCGTCGCGGGACAAAGACGGCCGCACCCACATCAGCCTGACCAACATTGATCCCAATGAGGCACGCACCGTTGAGATCGATCTGAAAGGGATGGACGTGAGTGCCGTGAAGTTCGGCCGGATTCTGACCGCCGAGGCGATGAACGCCCACAACACCTTCGACAACCCGAACAATCTGGTACCGGTAAGCTTTGACGGCGCCCGGGTTGAGAAAGGCAAGTTGATTGTGGAGATGCCGGCGAAGTCGTTGGTGACCCTGGAGCTGTAA
- a CDS encoding DUF6445 family protein, with the protein MAVSPEPSVQFNPEARIRVDQVGAERQPVVCIDDFLLGAGALREDAVAKKGFDNNTGFYPGLRAAAPGSYYQALQNSLPGLIERVFGIHSGQIASVECSYSLVTTRPDDLHPVQRIPHFDSNRPTELAMIHFLCGPELGGTSFYRHRDTGFEYVDAGRRESFLGALEADAKAGRLPPPGYINGDTDQFKRIASYEAAFNRLLLYRCTSLHSGNIAAGFDFDTDPVKGRLSINTFLLNG; encoded by the coding sequence ATGGCTGTGTCCCCGGAACCCTCAGTACAGTTTAACCCCGAAGCCCGGATCAGAGTGGACCAGGTGGGTGCAGAGCGTCAACCCGTGGTCTGCATTGATGATTTTCTGTTGGGCGCCGGGGCGCTTCGCGAGGACGCGGTGGCGAAAAAGGGCTTCGACAACAACACCGGTTTTTACCCCGGCCTGCGCGCCGCGGCGCCAGGTAGCTACTATCAGGCATTGCAGAACAGCCTGCCGGGGCTGATTGAGCGCGTGTTCGGCATTCACTCCGGGCAGATTGCCAGTGTCGAGTGCTCCTACTCTCTGGTGACCACCCGGCCGGATGATCTGCACCCGGTGCAGCGTATCCCGCACTTTGATTCCAATCGGCCCACCGAGCTGGCCATGATTCATTTTCTGTGTGGCCCGGAACTGGGCGGTACGTCGTTTTACCGCCACCGCGATACCGGTTTTGAATATGTGGACGCGGGCCGTCGGGAGTCTTTTCTGGGGGCGCTGGAAGCGGATGCCAAAGCCGGGCGGCTGCCGCCACCGGGTTATATCAACGGCGATACCGATCAGTTCAAGCGCATTGCGTCTTATGAGGCGGCGTTCAACCGGCTACTGTTGTACCGGTGCACGAGTCTGCATTCGGGGAATATTGCGGCGGGGTTCGATTTTGACACCGACCCCGTGAAGGGCCGGTTGTCGATCAATACGTTTTTGTTGAATGGGTAA
- a CDS encoding DUF1499 domain-containing protein, with protein sequence MKKLLGIVALSSGFAALFLVFIAGPSFRNGWLDLGQAFTLLRWGAYVGIASVPLIIGYAIWRKPEGRFTSALAISAVVGLFSFYLPFSQWQTAQSVPPIHDITTDLDNPPAFVAILPLRENAPNPAEYAGEKTAKQQREAYPELQPLIVERPVADVFEAAQAVVEGQAWDLAGAEQLDDGSARVEATDTTLWFGFKDDVVIRIQPHENGSRVDVRSKSRLGRSDVGANARRIELFMEELQEELQ encoded by the coding sequence ATGAAAAAACTACTCGGTATCGTGGCACTCTCAAGCGGCTTTGCGGCGCTGTTTCTGGTATTCATCGCCGGCCCGAGCTTTCGCAATGGCTGGCTGGATCTCGGGCAGGCGTTTACCCTGCTGCGCTGGGGTGCCTATGTGGGTATTGCCAGCGTGCCGCTGATCATCGGCTACGCGATCTGGCGGAAGCCCGAAGGACGATTCACCTCAGCTCTGGCGATTTCCGCCGTGGTGGGGCTGTTCAGCTTTTACCTGCCGTTCAGCCAGTGGCAGACCGCCCAGTCAGTGCCCCCGATTCACGACATCACCACCGACCTCGACAACCCGCCGGCGTTTGTGGCGATACTGCCCTTGCGGGAAAACGCCCCCAACCCGGCGGAGTACGCTGGCGAGAAGACGGCCAAGCAGCAACGTGAGGCCTACCCTGAACTGCAACCCCTGATCGTCGAGCGGCCCGTGGCCGACGTGTTCGAAGCGGCCCAAGCGGTTGTGGAAGGTCAGGCCTGGGATCTGGCCGGCGCCGAACAGCTCGACGATGGCAGCGCCCGGGTGGAAGCCACCGACACCACGCTCTGGTTCGGCTTCAAAGACGACGTGGTAATCCGTATTCAGCCCCATGAAAACGGCAGCCGGGTCGACGTCCGCAGCAAATCCCGCCTGGGCCGCAGCGACGTCGGCGCCAACGCCCGACGCATTGAGCTGTTCATGGAAGAATTGCAGGAAGAGCTCCAGTAG
- a CDS encoding DUF6231 family protein, with protein MKTSTQAIAALVDACEPDSIVAVGEQAQAIAQRWRDTHGQCQLTCLDAADTEQGLSLPRTQDLALVTDSLEHLSHPAGQTLIGQLRNYGTRQIGVLVTDGAGWSLTDFIGLGFRRQARIEEEGHNQTLYTYNISNYNHKRDWNNPRFWANPEMWGKAWW; from the coding sequence ATGAAGACCAGCACGCAAGCCATCGCCGCCCTCGTTGACGCCTGCGAGCCCGACTCCATCGTCGCCGTTGGCGAGCAGGCCCAGGCCATTGCCCAACGCTGGCGCGATACCCACGGCCAGTGTCAACTGACCTGTCTGGATGCCGCCGATACCGAACAGGGCCTCAGCCTGCCCCGCACTCAGGACCTGGCCCTGGTCACCGACAGCCTTGAACATCTGAGCCACCCGGCCGGCCAAACCCTTATCGGTCAGTTGCGCAACTACGGCACCCGGCAGATTGGCGTTCTGGTCACTGACGGTGCCGGCTGGAGCCTCACCGATTTCATCGGCCTGGGCTTCCGACGCCAGGCCCGTATCGAGGAAGAGGGGCACAACCAGACGCTCTACACCTACAACATCAGTAACTACAATCACAAGCGGGATTGGAACAATCCGCGCTTCTGGGCCAACCCGGAGATGTGGGGCAAAGCCTGGTGGTAA
- a CDS encoding GGDEF domain-containing protein, with translation MAKYDDSGNGGLSTSEITDPNGMSWVCNLAESDTYMYCGFELVLDEERDSGLNLSNFDQVRFWMDYKGPTQSIRLYLRNYDPRYSKPHVNDSTKYNQVEFNADLAEGGQWIELSMSDFFVANWWFQANRLPPNLALPQFDNIVVIDVQTGTSGREGKHEFTLSEIEFTGQVISSERWYQVIVGTWLGLAMLFLIVRTWRLKQELNQRQARERELMQVNQLLDSRSRTLEEKSKTDPLTGAFNRKGIEDAIALGLIERREGKPLSLLMVDVDHFKTINDHYGHAVGDQVLTGLSSLVKHNIRGTDLFARWGGEEFVLVCRDTELREAAGLAEKLRALLAEEQFEQVGRITASFGVATLRQGETLDEIFNRVDQALYKAKEFGRNRVEVSW, from the coding sequence GTGGCGAAATACGATGACTCTGGTAATGGTGGTTTGTCCACCTCCGAGATTACCGATCCGAACGGTATGAGTTGGGTGTGTAATCTGGCTGAAAGCGACACCTACATGTATTGCGGCTTCGAGTTGGTACTTGATGAAGAGCGGGATAGCGGCTTGAACCTGAGCAACTTCGATCAGGTTCGCTTCTGGATGGATTACAAAGGCCCAACCCAGTCAATCCGGTTATATCTGAGGAACTACGATCCGCGTTACAGTAAACCGCACGTTAATGACAGTACAAAGTATAACCAGGTTGAGTTCAACGCTGACCTGGCCGAGGGTGGACAGTGGATCGAGCTTTCCATGTCGGACTTTTTTGTCGCCAACTGGTGGTTTCAGGCCAACCGTCTGCCGCCAAACCTGGCCCTGCCCCAGTTTGACAATATTGTCGTGATTGACGTCCAGACCGGTACCAGCGGTCGGGAAGGAAAGCACGAGTTTACGCTGTCTGAAATAGAGTTTACCGGCCAGGTGATCTCCAGCGAGCGCTGGTACCAGGTTATAGTTGGCACCTGGTTGGGGCTTGCGATGCTGTTTTTGATAGTGCGCACCTGGCGTCTCAAACAGGAGTTGAATCAGCGTCAAGCGCGTGAACGTGAGCTTATGCAGGTCAATCAACTGCTCGACAGTCGAAGCCGGACTCTGGAGGAGAAGTCAAAGACGGATCCCCTGACGGGTGCGTTTAACCGCAAGGGGATCGAAGATGCCATTGCGCTGGGCCTCATCGAGCGGCGCGAAGGAAAGCCATTGTCACTGTTAATGGTGGATGTGGATCATTTCAAAACCATTAACGATCATTACGGGCACGCGGTGGGCGATCAGGTGCTGACCGGGCTCTCTTCCCTGGTCAAACACAATATCCGCGGGACCGATCTATTTGCCCGCTGGGGCGGCGAGGAGTTTGTGTTGGTCTGTCGCGATACCGAGCTGCGTGAGGCCGCCGGGCTGGCAGAAAAACTGCGGGCCCTGTTGGCGGAGGAACAGTTCGAGCAGGTAGGGCGAATCACCGCCAGCTTCGGGGTCGCCACCTTACGTCAGGGCGAAACGCTGGATGAGATTTTCAATCGGGTGGATCAGGCGTTGTACAAAGCCAAAGAGTTTGGTCGCAACCGCGTGGAAGTATCCTGGTAG
- a CDS encoding histone deacetylase family protein — translation MLATILSHPSCHRHRMPDGHPECPERLDAINNRLLTSGLDGLLLHKQAPAVTREQLLRVHEAEYLDRLAEAARTLGEDQILPFDTDVYLSRDTLEAARHAAGAAAYGVDLVMAGETDAVFCNVRPPGHHAEPDRAMGFCLYNNVAIAAAHALAQHGMQRIAIADFDVHHGNGTQTMFYDEPRVLFCSSFQHPFYPGTPIDVKRDHIVNVPLPATCRSEEFRAAITERWLPALKRFRPQLLLISAGFDAHEEDDMSSISLTDRDYQWVSEQLRTLVDHSHEIDNPNDHCRGIVSTLEGGYALSALGRSAVAHIKALAKL, via the coding sequence ATGCTGGCGACCATCCTCTCCCACCCGAGCTGCCATCGACACCGGATGCCCGACGGCCACCCGGAGTGCCCGGAACGTCTGGATGCCATCAACAATCGCCTCTTGACCAGCGGCCTGGACGGGCTGCTGCTGCACAAGCAGGCGCCGGCGGTCACCCGGGAGCAACTGCTGCGGGTCCATGAGGCGGAATATCTGGACCGTCTGGCCGAGGCGGCCAGAACCCTGGGAGAGGATCAGATTCTGCCCTTCGACACCGATGTCTACCTGAGTCGCGACACCCTGGAGGCCGCCCGGCACGCCGCCGGAGCCGCCGCTTATGGTGTGGACCTGGTGATGGCAGGAGAGACCGATGCGGTCTTCTGCAACGTGCGCCCGCCGGGCCACCACGCCGAGCCGGATCGGGCCATGGGCTTCTGCCTGTACAACAATGTTGCCATCGCCGCCGCCCACGCGCTTGCGCAGCACGGAATGCAACGGATCGCCATCGCCGATTTCGATGTCCACCACGGCAATGGCACCCAGACCATGTTCTATGATGAGCCTCGGGTCTTATTCTGTTCCAGCTTTCAGCACCCCTTCTACCCGGGCACACCTATTGACGTGAAGCGCGACCACATCGTCAATGTGCCACTGCCCGCCACCTGCCGGAGTGAGGAGTTTCGGGCGGCCATCACCGAGCGTTGGCTGCCCGCGCTGAAGCGTTTTCGTCCACAACTCTTACTGATCTCCGCCGGTTTTGACGCCCATGAGGAAGACGATATGTCCTCCATCAGCCTGACTGACCGGGATTACCAGTGGGTGAGCGAACAGCTACGCACTCTGGTGGACCATAGTCACGAGATTGATAATCCGAACGACCACTGCCGGGGCATTGTCTCGACCCTGGAGGGGGGCTATGCGCTGTCAGCCCTGGGGCGCAGCGCCGTGGCCCACATCAAGGCGCTGGCAAAGCTTTAA